One candidate division KSB1 bacterium DNA segment encodes these proteins:
- a CDS encoding family 10 glycosylhydrolase, with amino-acid sequence MKVIRISAIILMSLGCLGFLCKQQKPGTKEARGLWVSRMEWAIPVPGDRMAAQQQKIIEIFNTAQRAGCNFILFQIRGNGDAFYRSKFEPWSDMLTGILGQSPGWDPLAFAIQQAHQRGLELHVWFNTFSAWRGTTPPPRTAPLHVYLAHPEWIVCDANGVPMSLNSGYIYVSPGIPAVREYVYQVAMDIVEKYDIDGFHFDYIRYPEGANTKGYSHDAISLQQFSSLSSNPNQLNWDDWQRENINQFLRQFYFDATRRKPWLKISAAVIGKYDYSEWNGYHVVYQDAKQWLAEGIVDFIVPMVYWQTNHPTAPYRNTVQHWFNMIHDRYIFPGMMINRIGEPDWPVSEIIDQIAINRHGTNGMVFFSYQGLAKVAGNLEFRGFDFLANLPPMPWKDDKPAMDPRNLRAHLLSSGNVLLIWNQPDSSIEPTDVQRYNVFRSELSPVDFFNAENLIHITAHADTFFIDRTVQPGHRYHYVVTALDRVNNESPPSNQVTIFIPRLAMTDSNQSIIARSETIFFSITGSL; translated from the coding sequence TTGAAAGTTATCAGGATCAGCGCTATTATTTTGATGAGTCTCGGATGTCTCGGTTTTCTATGTAAACAGCAAAAACCCGGCACCAAAGAGGCACGGGGGCTATGGGTCTCACGGATGGAATGGGCGATACCGGTGCCAGGTGATCGCATGGCTGCTCAACAGCAAAAAATCATTGAAATTTTCAATACCGCTCAGCGCGCTGGGTGTAATTTCATCCTGTTTCAAATACGGGGCAATGGGGATGCCTTCTATCGATCAAAATTTGAGCCTTGGTCCGATATGCTCACTGGAATTTTGGGCCAATCCCCTGGTTGGGATCCCTTGGCGTTCGCTATTCAACAAGCCCATCAGCGAGGATTAGAATTACATGTTTGGTTCAACACTTTTTCTGCCTGGCGGGGGACTACGCCTCCTCCCCGTACAGCTCCACTTCATGTTTATTTGGCCCATCCAGAATGGATCGTTTGCGATGCCAATGGCGTACCAATGTCCCTTAACTCTGGCTATATCTATGTAAGCCCTGGCATCCCAGCCGTTCGGGAATACGTCTATCAGGTTGCAATGGATATCGTTGAAAAATATGATATCGATGGCTTTCATTTCGATTATATACGCTATCCAGAGGGAGCCAACACGAAAGGTTACTCGCACGATGCCATTAGCTTGCAACAATTTTCCTCCCTCTCAAGTAACCCAAACCAGCTTAATTGGGATGATTGGCAACGCGAAAATATCAATCAATTTCTCCGCCAATTTTATTTTGATGCGACACGCCGAAAGCCGTGGTTGAAAATTTCAGCCGCCGTGATCGGAAAATATGATTACAGCGAGTGGAATGGATATCATGTAGTCTATCAGGACGCCAAGCAATGGCTTGCCGAGGGGATCGTTGATTTTATTGTCCCCATGGTTTACTGGCAGACCAATCATCCCACTGCACCCTATCGCAACACAGTTCAGCATTGGTTCAATATGATCCATGATCGCTATATTTTCCCAGGGATGATGATCAATCGCATTGGAGAACCTGATTGGCCAGTCAGCGAAATCATCGATCAAATCGCCATTAATCGTCATGGCACAAATGGAATGGTCTTCTTCAGCTATCAAGGATTAGCTAAGGTGGCCGGCAATTTGGAATTTCGGGGATTTGATTTCTTGGCAAATTTACCGCCCATGCCATGGAAGGATGATAAGCCAGCCATGGATCCGCGAAATCTCAGGGCCCATCTGCTCTCATCGGGCAATGTCCTGCTGATCTGGAATCAACCCGACAGTTCAATCGAGCCAACGGATGTCCAACGCTATAATGTGTTTCGTTCAGAATTAAGTCCTGTCGATTTCTTTAATGCCGAAAATCTCATCCACATAACCGCTCATGCCGACACTTTCTTTATCGATCGAACGGTTCAGCCAGGTCATCGCTATCACTATGTGGTTACAGCCTTAGATCGAGTCAACAATGAGAGCCCACCATCCAATCAAGTGACAATTTTCATCCCTCGCTTGGCGATGACGGATAGCAACCAATCGATCATCGCTCGCTCTGAGACTATTTTTTTTTCAATAACAGGTAGTTTGTAA
- a CDS encoding gamma-glutamyltransferase, which yields MTREEFPSAIGVPRMVAGADLAVKNFGTIPLNAVLQPAIRLARNGIPVSPKLNGMIAENYEKISKFPARASIYLADELPSEVGAILKNEQIAYTLDLLAEQGRGVFYQG from the coding sequence TTGACCCGAGAGGAATTTCCGTCTGCGATCGGAGTTCCAAGAATGGTGGCTGGAGCGGATCTGGCAGTGAAAAATTTTGGAACAATACCGCTAAATGCAGTTTTGCAGCCCGCCATTCGTTTAGCTCGAAATGGCATCCCAGTCAGCCCGAAACTAAATGGAATGATTGCGGAAAACTACGAGAAGATCTCAAAATTCCCTGCAAGAGCTTCGATCTACCTTGCCGATGAATTGCCTTCGGAAGTGGGTGCGATTTTAAAAAATGAACAAATAGCCTACACATTGGACCTTTTAGCCGAACAAGGACGTGGAGTATTTTATCAAGGTTAG
- a CDS encoding aspartate/glutamate racemase family protein: protein MLAEFFDKKSVTIVVTDSGLGGLSVAANLAARLPESGIFQRVKIVFFNSLFHERSGYNSLKTEAERIQIFNQALEAMSKKYHPDLLLIACNTLSVIYQKTPFYQKSKFPIIGIVETGVDLIAQEFDRNPEANVIIFATRTTIESNAHKNALIHRGYAEDRIVGQACHKLAGAIERGYDSEETNDYIRRYVGEALTKLNDPHRPLFASLNCTHFGYSIQQFKDAFAKAGYAEIKIIDPNPRMADFLFQPRYLHRYPQTFVDIEVVSKTKITPEEINSLAKLLQQVSPATTQAFSNYRYDPELFIAHFDTTTIEQ from the coding sequence ATGTTAGCTGAGTTCTTCGATAAAAAAAGTGTGACAATCGTAGTGACCGACTCTGGGCTCGGCGGATTGTCTGTCGCTGCCAATCTTGCGGCGCGGTTGCCTGAAAGCGGGATTTTCCAGCGCGTCAAGATTGTCTTCTTCAATTCGCTATTTCATGAACGCAGTGGCTATAATAGCCTCAAGACCGAGGCGGAGCGAATTCAAATTTTCAATCAGGCACTCGAGGCAATGTCAAAAAAATACCATCCCGATTTACTGCTAATCGCCTGCAATACCCTTTCAGTAATCTATCAAAAGACGCCCTTTTATCAAAAATCAAAATTTCCTATCATTGGGATTGTTGAGACAGGTGTCGATTTGATCGCTCAAGAATTTGATCGCAATCCCGAGGCGAATGTGATTATTTTTGCCACTCGGACCACGATCGAATCCAACGCTCATAAAAATGCATTGATCCACCGAGGCTATGCAGAAGATCGAATTGTTGGTCAGGCCTGTCATAAATTAGCTGGCGCCATCGAGCGAGGTTATGATAGCGAAGAAACCAACGATTACATTCGCAGATACGTCGGCGAGGCCCTTACAAAACTAAACGACCCTCATCGGCCGCTGTTCGCCAGCCTCAATTGCACCCATTTCGGCTATTCGATCCAGCAGTTCAAAGACGCTTTTGCGAAAGCCGGATATGCTGAAATTAAGATCATCGATCCAAATCCGAGGATGGCTGACTTTCTCTTTCAGCCCCGCTACCTCCATCGCTATCCCCAGACCTTTGTGGACATCGAAGTCGTTTCCAAAACCAAAATTACCCCAGAGGAAATTAATTCTTTGGCTAAATTATTGCAGCAAGTCTCCCCTGCCACAACTCAGGCATTTTCCAACTATCGGTATGATCCCGAACTATTCATTGCGCATTTCGATACAACGACAATCGAACAATGA